The proteins below are encoded in one region of Pirellulales bacterium:
- a CDS encoding CusA/CzcA family heavy metal efflux RND transporter, translating to MFSWLIDWSLRNRFAVLAFALVVAIAGLVSLRKLNIDAFPDTTPVQVQINTVASALVPEEVERQITFPIELAISGMPGLEQLRSISQFGLSQVVVTFADGTDIYFARQLINERLGTVDIPPGFDRPEMGPVSTGLGEVLHYILIGEGKDLTDLRTIHDWTVKPAMRPVPGTAEINSWGGFKKQYQVRIDPTLLIKYDLSWEAVMQAVRSNNLNVGGGSIDRSGDMLLVHGVGRTSTIEQIEDIVVAAKAGVPIHVRDVAEVTIGHEIRRGLVTANGQGEVVLGLGFMLMGENSYAVTSRLADKLQEVKKQLPPGVRLETVYDRTDLVDQVIDTVRRNLLDGGLLVIIILFVFLGDLRAGLIVALAIPMAMLFGFCGMWQAGIAGTLLSLGAIDFGIVVDSSVVVVENIVKRLAHHGPLTGTKRLRVIRDAALEVRTPTVFGQLIIMIVYLPILSLQGVEGKMFRPMALTVMFVLTGSLILSLTLMPVLASLALPKNIEERDALPVRFARAIYAPILRLCLQFRYMVLAVALGSLVMAVTLALSFGSEFVPRLSEGAIVIGVVRPPGTSLEESVRVNTQIEKMLLELFPDEVSHTWSRVGAPEVATDASSVEMTDLFISLKPREKWKRAKMQDELVELMEKEVADIPGQINWFTQPIEQRINEMISGVRSDVAVKLFGDDFDTLVNYGRELERILRDVRGCVDLATEQIAGQPVLQIRIRQDQIARYGVSARLVLDIVESVGGIQLGDVIEGQIPFPLTARLPEHLRANPSAIADILISTPAGERIPLSRLAEVNVIEGPKTISREWSKRRITVQCNVRGRDVGSFVAEAQQRIDEQLKLPEGYRIDWGGQFENLQRAKTRLAIVVPLALSMIVVLLYFTYHNLIDTAIVFASVPFACVGGIGALALREMPLSISAAIGFITLSGVSVLNSMVLVSALRDLLHEGIPMRDAVPQAALSCLRTIVMTALVASVGFVPMATSSGTGAEVQRPLATVVIGGVISSTLMTLVILPAIYVVVGSRGRATLPGN from the coding sequence ATGTTTTCTTGGTTGATCGACTGGTCGCTCCGCAATCGCTTTGCCGTACTGGCGTTCGCGCTGGTCGTGGCGATCGCCGGTTTGGTCTCGCTACGCAAGCTGAACATCGACGCCTTCCCCGATACGACTCCGGTGCAGGTGCAGATCAACACCGTGGCATCCGCCCTGGTTCCGGAAGAGGTCGAGCGGCAGATCACCTTCCCGATCGAGCTAGCCATCAGCGGCATGCCAGGGCTCGAGCAATTACGGTCAATCTCGCAATTCGGACTGTCGCAGGTCGTCGTGACCTTTGCCGATGGTACCGACATCTATTTCGCCCGGCAGTTGATCAACGAGCGCTTAGGCACAGTCGACATTCCCCCGGGCTTTGACCGACCCGAGATGGGACCTGTCTCGACCGGGTTGGGCGAGGTGCTGCATTACATCCTGATTGGCGAAGGCAAAGACCTGACCGATCTGCGCACGATTCATGACTGGACGGTCAAACCCGCCATGCGCCCGGTGCCAGGCACGGCCGAAATCAACTCTTGGGGGGGCTTCAAGAAGCAATATCAGGTGCGGATCGATCCCACGCTGTTGATCAAGTACGACTTGTCGTGGGAAGCCGTGATGCAAGCCGTGCGTTCGAACAACTTAAACGTCGGCGGCGGCAGCATTGATCGCTCGGGAGACATGCTGCTGGTACACGGCGTGGGTCGCACCAGCACGATCGAGCAGATCGAAGATATCGTCGTCGCAGCCAAGGCCGGCGTGCCGATTCACGTCCGCGACGTGGCCGAAGTCACGATTGGGCACGAGATCCGTCGCGGCCTGGTGACCGCCAACGGACAAGGCGAAGTCGTGCTCGGCCTGGGCTTTATGTTGATGGGCGAAAACAGTTACGCCGTCACAAGCCGGTTGGCAGACAAGCTGCAGGAAGTAAAGAAGCAGCTTCCCCCTGGGGTGCGGTTGGAAACCGTTTACGACCGCACGGACCTGGTCGATCAGGTAATCGATACGGTGCGCCGCAATCTCCTCGATGGCGGTCTGCTGGTGATCATCATCCTATTTGTCTTTTTGGGGGACCTGCGCGCAGGGTTGATTGTAGCGCTCGCTATCCCCATGGCGATGTTGTTCGGCTTTTGCGGTATGTGGCAGGCCGGCATCGCGGGCACACTGTTAAGCTTGGGAGCCATCGACTTCGGCATCGTCGTCGACAGCTCGGTCGTCGTGGTCGAGAACATCGTCAAACGACTGGCGCATCACGGACCGCTGACGGGTACCAAGCGGTTGCGCGTGATTCGCGATGCGGCCCTCGAAGTGCGCACGCCGACGGTGTTCGGACAATTGATCATCATGATCGTCTACCTGCCGATCCTTTCGCTGCAAGGTGTCGAAGGGAAGATGTTCCGTCCAATGGCGCTGACCGTGATGTTCGTGCTTACTGGATCGCTGATTTTGTCGCTGACGCTGATGCCTGTGCTGGCCAGTCTGGCGCTTCCCAAAAATATCGAGGAGCGCGACGCGCTGCCGGTACGCTTCGCCCGGGCGATCTATGCACCGATTCTCCGCCTTTGCTTGCAGTTTCGCTACATGGTGCTGGCCGTAGCACTGGGCAGCCTGGTCATGGCCGTGACATTGGCCCTATCGTTCGGATCAGAATTCGTACCGCGGCTTTCCGAAGGGGCCATCGTGATCGGCGTGGTGCGACCGCCGGGAACGAGCCTGGAAGAATCCGTGCGCGTGAACACACAAATCGAGAAAATGCTGCTCGAGCTGTTTCCCGATGAGGTTTCGCATACATGGAGCCGGGTCGGCGCGCCGGAAGTGGCCACCGACGCCAGCAGCGTGGAAATGACCGATCTGTTTATTTCGCTCAAGCCGCGCGAGAAATGGAAGCGCGCCAAGATGCAGGATGAGCTAGTCGAGTTAATGGAAAAGGAAGTGGCGGACATACCCGGACAGATCAATTGGTTCACGCAACCGATTGAGCAGCGCATCAATGAAATGATCTCGGGCGTGCGATCGGACGTGGCCGTCAAACTGTTCGGCGACGATTTCGACACGCTGGTCAACTATGGTCGCGAGCTGGAACGGATTTTGCGCGACGTGCGCGGCTGCGTCGATCTGGCCACCGAGCAGATCGCCGGCCAGCCGGTGCTGCAGATTCGCATCCGCCAGGACCAGATCGCCCGCTACGGCGTCTCGGCCCGGCTGGTGCTCGATATCGTCGAATCGGTGGGGGGCATTCAACTGGGTGACGTTATCGAAGGACAGATTCCTTTCCCGCTCACGGCGCGGCTTCCTGAACACTTGCGCGCCAATCCCAGCGCCATCGCGGATATTCTGATTTCCACGCCTGCCGGTGAACGCATCCCGCTGTCGCGTTTGGCCGAGGTGAACGTGATCGAGGGGCCGAAGACGATCTCACGCGAATGGAGCAAGCGCCGTATCACTGTGCAGTGCAACGTCCGTGGCCGTGACGTGGGCAGCTTCGTGGCCGAGGCGCAGCAAAGGATCGACGAGCAATTGAAGCTGCCCGAAGGCTATCGCATCGATTGGGGCGGTCAGTTCGAGAATCTGCAACGTGCCAAGACACGGCTCGCAATCGTCGTCCCTTTGGCACTGTCGATGATCGTGGTGCTCTTGTATTTCACATATCACAATCTGATCGACACGGCGATCGTGTTCGCCAGCGTTCCGTTCGCATGCGTCGGCGGGATCGGGGCACTAGCGCTGCGAGAAATGCCGCTGTCGATCTCGGCGGCCATCGGCTTCATCACGCTCTCGGGCGTGTCGGTGCTGAATAGCATGGTGCTGGTCTCAGCGCTACGGGATTTGCTTCACGAAGGAATTCCGATGCGCGATGCGGTGCCTCAAGCGGCACTTTCCTGCCTGCGTACGATCGTCATGACCGCGCTCGTGGCGAGCGTCGGTTTTGTGCCGATGGCAACTAGTTCCGGCACCGGCGCCGAAGTGCAGCGCCCCCTGGCCACGGTCGTTATCGGCGGCGTCATTTCCAGCACTCTGATGACGCTTGTGATACTGCCGGCTATTTATGTGGTCGTTGGCTCGCGCGGCAGAGCGACGCTGCCCGGCAATTGA
- a CDS encoding efflux RND transporter periplasmic adaptor subunit, whose amino-acid sequence MSPSLSSLWQVAKAWLPSTAVLTGLLSLAAWGHVSHWKFSHDESSAQAAHSNTPQAVISVAANQTTKSRQHGVEGPGETVEQADVAPTRIRFSSRDAIQKAGIESAEAEQHSISQEIIANGVISYDQTRVAHLSARVPGTVWRIEKQLGQPFKKGDVLAIIEAVDVGKAKAELLQAVVDYQLKKGISDRLHTRQSVVPERDLYEVQAEAREAYIRMTNAQQTLINLGLPIHLEDPEHATDLELAQRLQFLGLPEALKSTLDPATTTIGLIPLVAPFDGVVIGHEISLGEVVSPSAEQFVVADISRMWILLDVRREDAANLLLGQDVVFTTDGGHADVHSTIAWISSEVDEKTRTVSVRAEVENPMIPESQLRGQERRRLLANAFGTGRIRVRQVPHATVIPNECVQWEGGRWVVFVPTDETTFEARPVELGISRRNVVEVLSGLEPGERVATTGSHLLKSEIVRSRIAASP is encoded by the coding sequence ATGAGTCCGTCGCTGTCGTCCCTTTGGCAAGTCGCCAAGGCGTGGTTGCCCTCAACGGCCGTCCTGACAGGCTTACTTTCGTTGGCGGCCTGGGGCCACGTCAGCCATTGGAAATTCAGTCACGATGAATCCTCCGCCCAGGCGGCGCACTCAAACACGCCTCAGGCCGTGATCAGCGTCGCCGCGAATCAAACGACCAAATCGCGTCAACACGGCGTCGAAGGACCGGGCGAAACGGTCGAACAAGCGGACGTGGCTCCCACGCGAATCCGCTTCAGCTCGCGCGATGCCATTCAGAAAGCGGGCATCGAATCGGCCGAGGCCGAGCAGCACTCGATCAGCCAGGAAATCATCGCCAACGGCGTAATCAGTTATGACCAGACGCGGGTAGCACATCTCTCGGCGCGCGTTCCCGGCACAGTGTGGCGTATCGAGAAGCAGCTCGGTCAACCGTTCAAGAAGGGGGACGTGCTCGCCATTATCGAAGCTGTCGATGTTGGCAAGGCAAAGGCCGAGTTGCTACAGGCGGTGGTCGACTATCAATTGAAGAAGGGGATCTCGGACCGGCTGCACACCCGCCAATCGGTCGTGCCCGAGCGGGACCTGTACGAAGTCCAGGCCGAGGCGCGCGAGGCCTATATCCGCATGACCAATGCGCAGCAAACGTTGATCAATCTTGGCCTGCCGATTCATCTCGAAGATCCTGAACACGCCACCGATCTTGAGTTGGCCCAGCGGCTGCAGTTCCTCGGCCTGCCGGAAGCGCTGAAAAGCACGCTCGACCCGGCGACTACTACGATCGGCTTGATTCCGCTCGTTGCGCCGTTCGATGGTGTGGTGATCGGCCACGAGATCTCGCTGGGAGAAGTCGTCAGCCCGTCAGCCGAACAGTTCGTCGTGGCGGATATCAGCCGGATGTGGATCTTGCTCGACGTGCGTCGCGAAGACGCCGCAAACCTGTTGCTCGGCCAAGACGTGGTCTTTACCACCGACGGCGGTCACGCCGACGTTCATAGTACGATCGCGTGGATTTCCTCGGAAGTCGATGAGAAGACCCGCACGGTATCGGTTCGTGCCGAAGTGGAAAACCCGATGATTCCCGAAAGCCAGTTGCGCGGTCAAGAGCGGCGACGCCTGCTGGCGAACGCCTTCGGTACGGGTCGCATTCGCGTCCGGCAGGTACCACACGCGACGGTTATCCCCAACGAGTGCGTGCAATGGGAGGGAGGACGCTGGGTTGTTTTCGTCCCGACGGATGAAACTACCTTCGAGGCGCGTCCCGTGGAGCTTGGGATTTCGCGCCGCAACGTCGTCGAGGTTCTCAGCGGTTTGGAACCGGGCGAGAGGGTCGCCACGACGGGCAGCCATTTGCTGAAATCCGAAATCGTTCGCAGTCGGATCGCCGCCAGCCCGTAA
- a CDS encoding FHA domain-containing protein: MFQPWRLKVREAEEALRQGRLEEASRLLAERGLLEFLPAQRLMAKVAHEMTQRAQKQFVAGATMAGWQDLATAERLGAEQAELAGLKQQFVDRGLCEAEAYLTAGDPAAAVERLEALERQGATGREFRLVREAAGKVLNAQQLCQAGKFAQAEEELAAALVLRPGWQVLEEIRQACVTRGSRTRCLVEELHGALSQEDWTMALARSEAILELCPSHAPAIDARRRAWAVVGMELPKAPITSASAFVMNNQRSAVEAGSRKQPMTDHTPTSDPPAERFLLWVDGVGGYMVCRGDVISLGQPVQGSYVDVPVLGDISRLHARIRRDGESYLIEPCRATRVDGRVVESATLLSDGSEIELGDGVRFRFRVPNPLSRTARLDFISRHRTQPTTDGVLLLAESCIMGPGSTAHIVCRDWTNEVVLFPQGDDLFCRASGQYQVDGHEVEGRAPITRSSQIVGEDFSLSLEKL, translated from the coding sequence ATGTTTCAGCCCTGGCGACTCAAAGTGCGGGAGGCCGAAGAGGCGCTGCGACAGGGTCGGCTGGAGGAAGCGAGCCGACTGCTCGCCGAGCGGGGCTTGCTGGAATTCCTGCCGGCGCAGCGGTTGATGGCAAAAGTGGCGCACGAAATGACACAGCGGGCACAAAAACAATTCGTAGCCGGAGCAACGATGGCCGGCTGGCAGGATCTGGCCACGGCCGAACGTTTGGGCGCGGAACAGGCTGAATTGGCCGGCTTAAAGCAGCAATTCGTCGACCGTGGCTTATGCGAAGCCGAGGCCTATCTCACTGCCGGCGATCCGGCCGCGGCCGTCGAGCGGCTCGAGGCACTCGAGCGTCAGGGGGCAACAGGGCGAGAGTTTCGCCTCGTGCGTGAGGCGGCCGGCAAGGTGCTTAACGCCCAGCAATTATGTCAGGCCGGCAAGTTCGCCCAGGCCGAAGAAGAACTGGCGGCGGCACTCGTTTTACGCCCCGGTTGGCAAGTGCTGGAGGAGATTCGCCAGGCTTGCGTCACGCGCGGCAGCCGGACGAGGTGCCTCGTCGAGGAACTGCACGGCGCACTTTCGCAGGAAGATTGGACGATGGCGCTGGCCCGTTCCGAGGCGATACTGGAGCTTTGCCCTTCCCACGCCCCGGCGATCGATGCCCGGCGGCGGGCATGGGCGGTGGTCGGCATGGAATTGCCGAAAGCGCCCATCACTAGTGCGTCCGCGTTTGTAATGAATAACCAACGATCCGCTGTCGAAGCAGGTTCTCGGAAGCAACCGATGACCGACCATACACCAACTAGCGATCCGCCGGCCGAACGATTCTTGCTGTGGGTCGACGGCGTCGGTGGATATATGGTTTGTCGAGGCGATGTGATTAGCCTTGGCCAACCCGTGCAAGGCAGTTATGTCGATGTACCGGTGCTGGGAGATATCTCGCGATTGCACGCCCGCATTCGCCGCGACGGCGAAAGCTACCTGATCGAGCCTTGTCGCGCGACGCGTGTCGATGGTCGAGTGGTCGAGAGCGCTACGCTTTTGTCGGACGGCAGCGAGATCGAGCTTGGCGACGGCGTGAGATTCCGATTCCGCGTCCCCAATCCTTTGAGCCGCACGGCGCGATTGGACTTTATCAGCCGCCATCGCACCCAACCGACAACAGACGGCGTACTGCTGTTGGCCGAATCGTGCATCATGGGGCCAGGCAGCACTGCCCATATCGTTTGTCGTGACTGGACGAACGAGGTCGTGCTGTTCCCACAAGGGGATGACTTATTTTGTCGGGCATCCGGCCAATATCAGGTCGACGGACACGAAGTGGAAGGCAGGGCCCCGATCACGCGCTCGTCGCAGATCGTGGGGGAGGATTTTTCCCTGAGCTTGGAGAAACTGTGA